One part of the Symphalangus syndactylus isolate Jambi chromosome 1, NHGRI_mSymSyn1-v2.1_pri, whole genome shotgun sequence genome encodes these proteins:
- the LOC129489821 gene encoding olfactory receptor 5AP2, whose product MMTLMKEVRGRNQTEVTEFLLLGLSDNPDLQGVLFALFLLIYMATMVGNLGMIVLIKIDLCLHIPMYFFLSSLSFVDASYSSSVTPKMLVNLMAENKAISFHGCAAQFYFFGSFLGTECFLLAMMAYDRYAAIWNPLLYPVLMSGRICCLLIATSFLAGFGNAAIYTGMTFRLSFCGPNRINHFYCDTPPLLKLSCSNTRVNGIVIMAFSSFNVISSVMIVLISYLCIFIAILKMPSLEGRHKAFSTCASHFMAVTIFFGTILFMYLRPTSSYSVEQDKVVSVFYTVIIPMLNPLIYSLKNKDVKKALKKILRKYVL is encoded by the coding sequence ATGATGACACTTATGAAAGAGGTTCGAGGCAGAAATCAAACAGAAGTGACAGAATTTCTCCTCTTAGGACTTTCCGACAATCCAGATCTACAAGGGGTCCTCTTTGCATTGTTTCTGTTAATCTATATGGCAACCATGGTGGGCAATTTGGGGATGATTGTATTGATTAAGATTGATCTCTGTCTCCACATCCCCATGTATTTCTTTCTCAGTAGCCTTTCTTTTGTAGATGCCTCTTACTCTTCTTCTGTCACTCCCAAGATGCTGGTGAACCTCATGGCTGAGAATAAGGCCATTTCTTTTCATGGATGTGCTGCCCAGTTCTACTTCTTTGGCTCCTTCCTGGGGACTGAGTGCTTCCTGTTGGCCATGATGGCATATGACCGCTATGCAGCCATTTGGAACCCCCTGCTCTACCCAGTTCTCATGTCTGGGAGAATTTGCTGTTTGCTAATAGCTACTTCCTTCTTAGCAGGTTTTGGAAATGCAGCCATATACACAGGGATGACTTTTAGATTGTCCTTTTGTGGCCCTAATAGGATCAACCATTTCTACTGTGACACCCCACCATTACTCAAACTCTCTTGCTCTAACACCCGTGTCAACGGCATTGTGATCATGGCTTTCTCAAGTTTTAATGTCATCAGCTCTGTTATGATTGTCCTCATTTCCTACCTGTGTATCTTCATTGCCATCTTGAAGATGCCTTCGTTAGAGGGCAGGcacaaagccttctccacctgtgccTCTCACTTCATGGCTGTCACCATATTCTTTGGAACAATCCTCTTCATGTACTTGCGCCCTACATCTAGCTACTCAGTGGAGCAAGACAAAGTTGTCTCTGTCTTTTATACAGTAATAATCCCTATGCTAAATCCCCTCatctatagtttaaaaaataaggatGTAAAAAAGGCCCTAAAGAAGATCTTACGGAAATATGTCTTGTAA